AAGACCCGCCGAAGCTGCGCGTCATACTGGGCGAGGCAGCGTTGCTGACGCCCTACGGCGGGCCGGATGTGATGGCGGATCAGTACCAGGAGATCATCAGGCTGGTCCGCGAGAAGCACATCTCGGTGCAGGTGCTGCTCACGGCCAAGCAGGGGTACCGGGCGAGTCACGACTTCACCGTCATGGACCTCGGGAGCGGCCTGCCGCCACGGGTCCAGACGGACAACGCTTGGGGCGCCGTCTCAACGTCGGACAAGCTCCGAGAGGTGAACCGGTTCACACGTCGGTTCGAAACGATGGTGGGTGTGGCCCTCGGCCTCGACGACACCGTCAAGTATCTGGAACAACTAGTGCAAAGGTAGTGCTGTCATCAATACTCACACCCCGTCCTACCGGCTCGCACCCGCAGCCGCCTGGAAGAAGTCGTCATACAGCGACGGCACCGGCAACAACTGCGTCGAGGTGCTCGACCAGAACGGCGCGATTTACGTGCGCGACTCCAAGAACACAGCTGGTCCCGCGCTGCCACTGGGCTCTGCGGCATTCTCAGGGCTGCTGTCCCTTGCACGAACGGACAGCTCGGTCCTGTAGCTCCACAGCGTGGTGGCGGTTGCCCCTCAAGGGTCGTGAGGGGCAACCGCCACCACGCGGTACGCCTCAGTCTAGTTACCCCTATAGCTGGAGAGGCAGGGGCGCGACGTAGACGCCAGCCTCCGCCTCGCCAATCCAGATGTGTTGCCCTTCGGGCGTGACGGTCATGCCGAAGTCCCAGAAGGTCGGGCTTCCGCGTTCTTCCCAGTGCCGTCGGCCGGCTTCGACTTCCGTCAGGAGGTGACGGGGGCCGCCTTCGTGCGCCGTGGTCGTTCCGGTGCTGCTCGTGGTGGTCGTGGCCCAGGAGCCGACGCCGTCGTGAAGTTCGACGGTGAACTGCTGCCCGGTGTCGGTGTCGGTGGTGATGCGGATGTCGGGGTGGGAGACGCGGAGGGCGAACAGCAGGGTCGGGTCGGCCAGCGGGCGCGGGTCCCGTTCGGCGGTGGCCTCGCGGGCGGCCGCGGTGTCGCGGATGGTGTGGTGCTGGCGGCCCTGGTCGGTCCCCCGGCTGGGCATGAACATCCCCAGGCCCTGCACCCAGCCGGTGGCGGACTTCCCGTCGTCGGCGACGGTGAGCGCGAAGTGGCCCAGGCGGCCCCAGGGGAACACGATCCGGCCGCCGGGTCTGGTCTGCTCGATCCACGCCCACGGGACCTCGTCCACGGCGTACGTGGCGATCAGACGGTCGTACGGGGCTGCGGCCGGCCATCCGGCGTTGCCGTCGCCGCTGTGCACGGCGACCCCGAGCCCAGCCGCATCGAGCCGTTCCCGGGCCGCGGCGGCGAGGGACTCGTCCACCTCCACGGCGGTGACCCTCCCGGCGCCGGCGCGGGCGGCGAGGAGTCCGGCGTTCCAGCCCGCGCCGGCGCCGACCTCCAGCACGCGGTGACCGGGCTCCAGGACCAGGGAGTCGAGCATGTCGGCGACGACGGAGACACACGACAGGCTGGAGCTGGGCAGCCCGTCCAGAACCTGCGTGACGGCCGAGTCGTAGGGCCGCGCGTAGACGAGATCCGCCCAGCGCTCCGGGTCCGCGGCCCGGTCGACGGGCCCGTACGAGGTGCCGTCCCACCTCCACAGCCGATCGGGGGCGAACTGATGGCGGGGAACGGTCTCCAGGATGGCGCGGCGAACCCACTCGGAGTCCGCCGGCCACAAGCCCTGGGTGTCCATGGCTTCCGTCAGCGCGAGCCGACGGTCATCGAGATTCATGAAGGTGGACTACTTCCCGCGGGTGCCGGTCGGGGGAGGGGGCGGTGGCACCTTCCCGTCGGTGTTCCCGGGCGGGGGCGTCCCCGTGCTGGGGTCGGGGCTCGGTTTGCTGTGCGTACCCACGGCGTGCTCCTTCTGGAGGTCGGTCGTGCAGACGGCCCGGGAGCTGATATCCGCTCCCGCGGCTGGCACCACTAGACCACCGGCGGACCGCCCGAGGTGAGCGGTTTCCAGCCCCTGCACACCGTTTGCAGATCCTGCAAACGCCCTACACTCCGGGCATCCGACCCGTTACCGTAAGTGGGCTGATCGCCCGGGGGGCCTGATGAGTACCGACCCGCTCTGGAACACCGGCCCGGTCCAGTCCCTGGTGCGGAAACAGGACGCCGGCGGCCTCGTCCGCACAGGACGACACGCCCGCGGCTGGCGCCAAGCCGACCTCGGCGCCCGCCTGCGCTGCTCACCATCCACCGTCTCCCGCCTCGAATCCGGCCGCCTCGCCGACCTCACCCTGCTGCGGCGAGCCGCGGGCGAAATCGGCGTCCCCGTCGAACTGCTGGCCGCCTCCTTAGGGCTGAGGGCTGGCCCCGGCCCTAGAGTTGCTGCTGATCCGTTGCCTGTCCTGGAGGACCCGATGCGCCGCCGCACCGTCATCGCCGCCGTCGGCCTCGCCGCCCCCCTCTCGCTCGTCGGCGGCCTGGAAGCGGCGTTGGCCCTCACCCCCGACCCCACCGGTTCCCCCATCCCGCTCGACGCCCGCCTCACCACCGCCCGGGGCCTCTTCGACGCCGGCCGCCACCCCGAACTCCTGGACACCCTGCCCGCGCTCCTCGGCGACGCCCACCACCAGGCCGCCGCCCACCGCCGCGACCTCGACTACGCCCGCCTGTCCTCCGCCTACACCCTCGCGGCCACCGTCCTGAACAAGCTCGGCGAGTACCGGCAGTCCCGACTGACCGCGGACCGGGCCGCGACCTACGCCGAAGTCTCCGGCTCACCCCTCGCGGCCGCGGCCGCCGCCCGCGAACTCGCCGCCGTCCTGCGCCACCAAGGCCAGGAAACCGCGGCGCAGCGCCACATCCAGGCGGCTGTCGCCCGTGTCGGGGCCACCGGCCTGACCACGGACGCCCAGGCCTCCGCCTATGCGCAGATGCTCGCGTCCACCGCGTACACCGCGGCGATCGCCGACGACCGCGACCAGGCCCTCGCCATGATCCGCGAAGCCGCCCGCGCCGCCCGTGACCTTCCCGACCAGGCGCCGGCCGGCCGTCTGTTCCCCATCACTCCGGCCGCCATCGACCTGTACGCCGTCGGCGTCCACTGGTCCCTCGGCGACGCCGGCGCCGCACTGGAGGCCGGGAAGGGCCTGCACCCGGGCCAGTTCGCCACCGCGGAACGCAAGGGCCGCATGCACACCGACCTCGCACGCGCCTGGCACCTGAGGGACAGGCCCGAGCAGGCCGCCGCCGAACTCCTCAAGGCCGCCCGCGTCTCCCTCTCCGAGGTACGGGACCGGCCCCCCATCCGGCAGATCGCCACCGAACTCCACAGCCGCCACCCCCACACCACCGGGGTCCGCGAACTCGCAGCGATGATCACCCCCGCCCGGTAACACCAGAACACGTGATGGGCCAGGGGTCCTTGCGTGTCCCCCCGTATGGGTGAGCCGTTGCGTCGAATGTGACAGACACACAAGCCCGCTCCCTGACCGCCCCGCACCCCCGCGCGCCCCTCGGGGAGCGGCTCGGCAACCGGCTGCGCCGCCGACGGCGACCGGCCCCCGAACCGCTCCCCGCGTGGACACTCGGCAGCGAACGCCACGAGGACCGTGCCGACGGCCTGCTCACGATGGCCCGCACCCTGCCCCGCCTGATGCGGATCACCCTGTCCTTGGCCTGGCGGGCCGACCGCACCGCCCTGCTGCGCCTGGTCGGCCTCCAACTCGCCGCCGGCGCGCTCACCGCCGCGGCGCTGCACATGACCCGGACCGCCCTCGCCGCGCTGTTCGCCGCCGGCGCGCCCCTGGACCGCCTCGACCGCGCCGAACTCGCCCTGCTGGCCCTGGCCGCCGTCGCCGCCGCCCGCTCCCTGACGTCCGCCGCGACCGTCGCGACGACCGCCCGCCTCGGCCCGCGCGTCGACGGCCGCGCCGAACTCGCCTACCTCGACGCCGCCACCCGCGTCCCCCTCGCCGCCTACGACGACACCGCCTGGTGCGACCACGGCGACGCCGCCAACCGCGCCGCCAAGGACGCCCACACCCTCGTCGAATCCCTCGTCGCCCTCACCGGCGCCGCGCTCGGCATCACCGCCGCCGCCGGAATCCTCGCCGCCCTCGACCCGCTGCTGCTGCCGCTGTTGCTCCTCGCGGTCCTGCCCCGCGCCTGGGCCGCCGCCCGCGCCGCCCAGGCCGCCCACCGCGCCGACCGGCACGCCGTCGGCGACCGCCGCACCCGCCACATCCTCATGTACCTCGCCGCCGGCCGCAGCACCGCCCTCGACGTCCGCGCCGGCACCATGCGGCCCTGGCTCCTCTCCCAGTACCAGACCGTCAGCCGCCGCCTGGAGCAGCACACCGCCCGCATCGGCGCCGACACCGCCCGCCGCCAGCTCGCAGGCGACACCCTCGCCGGCGCCGCCACCCTCGCCGTCTACGGCGCCCTGCTGTGGCTGACCGTCCACGGCCGGATTCCCACCGCGGACGCCGCAACCGCCCTCATCGCCGTCCAGACCAGCCGCGCCCTGCTGACCGGCATGGCCACCGGCCTGACCACCACCTACCGCATGGGCCTCTACCTGGAGGACTGGTCCGCCTTCCTCGCGGACGCCACAGCCCGCACCACGCTCCCGGCCGCCCCCGCGCCGGTTCCCGCGAACCCGGTGGTCATCCGCGCCGACCGCGTCGCCTTCACGTACGCGGGCGCGTCCACGCCCGTCCTCACCGACATCTCCCTGACCGTCCGCCGGGGAGAGATCCTCGCCATCGTCGGCCACAACGGCGCCGGCAAGTCGACCCTGGCCAAACTCCTCGCCGGGCTCTACGCCCCTACCAGCGGGGCCGTCACCTGGGACACCACCGACCTCGCCACCGTCGACCCCGACGAGCTGTACTCCCGCCTCGCGATGCTGCCCCAGGACATCGCCCGCTGGCAGGCCACCCTCCGCGAGAACGTCACCCTCGGCCAAGGCGACCAGAGCGACGCCGCCGTCCTCGCCGCGGCCCGCGCCGGCGGCGCCACCGAGGTCATCGACTCCCTGCCCGACGGCCTCGACACCCCCATCCGCCCTGCCCAGTCCGGCGGCCGCGACCTCTCCGGCGGCCAGTGGCAGCGCATCGCCGCAGCCCGCGCCTACGCCCGCACGAACGCACCCCTGCTGATCTGCGACGAACCCACCAGTGCACTGGACCCCCGAGCCGAGCAGGCCGCCTACGACCGCATCCGCGAACTCGCCGCCGACCGGACCGTCATCCTCATCACCCACCGCCTCGGCTCCACCCAGCACGCGGACCGCATCATCGTCCTCGACCACGGCCGCATTATCGAAGAAGGCAACCACGACAGCCTCCTGGCCGCAGGCGGCGAGTACGCGACCATGTGGACCACCCAGGCCCGCGCATACACTCCAGCAGCAACACGAAGGGCATGAGGATCACGATGAGCCGACGGCCACCAAGGACCCCGCCCTGGAGCCCGTCAACGGCCTGATCCCCGAGACCACCGAAACGGACGGCACCTACGTCCTCACGTACCCGCTATGCGGGCCGGTCGGCAAACCGCACCGGTTCACACTGCTGGCCCGCCGCGCGTTCGAGGCGTACGCCGACGAGGAACACTCCACCGGGCCCGGCCCCCTGGAGCGGGATTCGCAGCCTTGTAGAGCTGGCCGAGGGCGAACCCGGAACCTGGGAGTGCCTGGTCGGCGAACAACGGTACGTGGTGCGCCGGCAGGGCCCGTCGAGGAACTGACCCGCGACGAAAACGTCGCGGCGACCGTCACCACGGGTCTGTTGCGCAGGCCGGCCGTCGCGTTCAAGGCGATGTCGGACGACACAGCCCGCCACCAGGTCAATCACGCCCAGGTCGAACGCGGACGGCAGGCGCGTGAGCACTTCGAGCAGTCCAGCCCTGCCGCTCCAGCCGTGAAGCGGATCGACCGGACGGTGGAGTTCCTGGACCTGATCACCGCCTGCCACGCCTTCGTCGCCGCCTCCGGCCGCGTCGTGCCCGGGCTGCGGGACCGGCAGCTCGACGAGGACGAACGCGTGATCGTCCACGAGAACATCGCCCGCGTCAGGGCGACGCTGGACTGGATCGAAACCGCCGTGGACACCGGAAAGGTCGACGTCGACGGCAAACTCGCCCGCTTGCTCCAGGGCGAGTAGGGGGATGCCGCGCGCCATCCGGCGCCGTTCGGCCGCG
Above is a window of Streptomyces subrutilus DNA encoding:
- a CDS encoding DUF397 domain-containing protein, yielding MNTHTPSYRLAPAAAWKKSSYSDGTGNNCVEVLDQNGAIYVRDSKNTAGPALPLGSAAFSGLLSLARTDSSVL
- a CDS encoding helix-turn-helix domain-containing protein; this translates as MSTDPLWNTGPVQSLVRKQDAGGLVRTGRHARGWRQADLGARLRCSPSTVSRLESGRLADLTLLRRAAGEIGVPVELLAASLGLRAGPGPRVAADPLPVLEDPMRRRTVIAAVGLAAPLSLVGGLEAALALTPDPTGSPIPLDARLTTARGLFDAGRHPELLDTLPALLGDAHHQAAAHRRDLDYARLSSAYTLAATVLNKLGEYRQSRLTADRAATYAEVSGSPLAAAAAARELAAVLRHQGQETAAQRHIQAAVARVGATGLTTDAQASAYAQMLASTAYTAAIADDRDQALAMIREAARAARDLPDQAPAGRLFPITPAAIDLYAVGVHWSLGDAGAALEAGKGLHPGQFATAERKGRMHTDLARAWHLRDRPEQAAAELLKAARVSLSEVRDRPPIRQIATELHSRHPHTTGVRELAAMITPAR
- a CDS encoding methyltransferase domain-containing protein is translated as MNLDDRRLALTEAMDTQGLWPADSEWVRRAILETVPRHQFAPDRLWRWDGTSYGPVDRAADPERWADLVYARPYDSAVTQVLDGLPSSSLSCVSVVADMLDSLVLEPGHRVLEVGAGAGWNAGLLAARAGAGRVTAVEVDESLAAAARERLDAAGLGVAVHSGDGNAGWPAAAPYDRLIATYAVDEVPWAWIEQTRPGGRIVFPWGRLGHFALTVADDGKSATGWVQGLGMFMPSRGTDQGRQHHTIRDTAAAREATAERDPRPLADPTLLFALRVSHPDIRITTDTDTGQQFTVELHDGVGSWATTTTSSTGTTTAHEGGPRHLLTEVEAGRRHWEERGSPTFWDFGMTVTPEGQHIWIGEAEAGVYVAPLPLQL
- a CDS encoding ATP-binding cassette domain-containing protein, producing MTDTQARSLTAPHPRAPLGERLGNRLRRRRRPAPEPLPAWTLGSERHEDRADGLLTMARTLPRLMRITLSLAWRADRTALLRLVGLQLAAGALTAAALHMTRTALAALFAAGAPLDRLDRAELALLALAAVAAARSLTSAATVATTARLGPRVDGRAELAYLDAATRVPLAAYDDTAWCDHGDAANRAAKDAHTLVESLVALTGAALGITAAAGILAALDPLLLPLLLLAVLPRAWAAARAAQAAHRADRHAVGDRRTRHILMYLAAGRSTALDVRAGTMRPWLLSQYQTVSRRLEQHTARIGADTARRQLAGDTLAGAATLAVYGALLWLTVHGRIPTADAATALIAVQTSRALLTGMATGLTTTYRMGLYLEDWSAFLADATARTTLPAAPAPVPANPVVIRADRVAFTYAGASTPVLTDISLTVRRGEILAIVGHNGAGKSTLAKLLAGLYAPTSGAVTWDTTDLATVDPDELYSRLAMLPQDIARWQATLRENVTLGQGDQSDAAVLAAARAGGATEVIDSLPDGLDTPIRPAQSGGRDLSGGQWQRIAAARAYARTNAPLLICDEPTSALDPRAEQAAYDRIRELAADRTVILITHRLGSTQHADRIIVLDHGRIIEEGNHDSLLAAGGEYATMWTTQARAYTPAATRRA